The genomic interval GGGCTGCTCCAGTGTTGAGAGGTCTTCCGCCTTTGTGTTTTAAACCTCTGAGGGTGTCAAAGATCTCGCCCTTTGTCCTGTATGTGTTCAGATAGAACTGGACGGCTGGATCTCTGCTGTACTGAACCACTGAGACACGGTCTTTGTTGTCATCCACACTGAGTGTCTCTACAACTCTTTGGACAAAGTCTCTCATAGCTGGGAATCCAGTACTAGTACCATCAGATCCGTCCAACAAGAACACAAAATCTCTTCCCTTTGGCTGTTTCTCCACTATGGAACATAAGAAATGGGACATGTTAAGGTCATAGCGTAATTAGGTTTCTGTTTGAAAGTCTACCAATGAAAGCTAACGTCAACTTTTAGGACTGACTCTGTCAAAGTTTGGACAACTGTCATATCAAAGTGGCACTGGCTGACCTTAAGTAGGTGAAATGCAATCATACATGGTTTAATTTGCCTCCTAAACTGATCTTGGAATGTAAAATTTTGTCAATTTCTTACCGGTTACTGCTGGTGTCACTGGCGTGGCCCTCACTAGCATTGTGCTCATTGCAGAGGAGAGCTGTTCTTGGACACTGGGGAGCTCAGTGAACTCAGTCACTGATAGAGCGAGACTAGGGTCAGAGGATATCTTCTGCAGCTCATTAATGTCAGAGCTGCTTGTTCCAATGCCAATTACAAAGACACCCTGCTGTTTGAGAGCAGAGGCTGGGGTATCTACGTTGTCATAAGACCTTCCACCATTTAGCAGGATCAACATTTGTGGAACACCTTGCTGGCGCCTACTTCCAGAGGAGCTTGTAAACACGTTGTCCCTGACGTACTGGAGGGCTGCCCCAGTGTTGAGGGGTCTGCCTCCTCTGTATCTCAGCCCCCTGACCGAATCCACAATATCCTCTCTGGTGGTGTATGTGTTCAGATAGAAATGGACCTCTGCATCTCTGCTGTACTGGACCACAGAGACACGGTCTTTGTTTTCTCCCACATTCAGTTTCTCCACCACTCTCTCAACAAAATCACGCATGGCAGGGAAGCCATTCCTTGTGCCATCAGAACCATCCAGAAGGAATACAATATCCTTTTTGGCACTGTCAACTGAGAACAGATAGAGCGGGAACAAATTTAAAACTTTGCAAGGTTAGACAAGTCAGGTAGCCCTTCAGGCAAGAGGCTGTGCTAGTAAACATACCAAGTACAGTTGGTGACTCTGGGGTGACGTCAATAACCACATCCTCCACAGAggactgaagctgctgttggACACTGGGAAGGTCAGTGAATTCAGGCACAGACAGAGCGTAACTTGGATCCTGGGCTATCTTCCGCAGTTCTGTGCTATCAGAGCTCTTGGTTCCAATGGCAAAGATCAAGACACCCATTTTtttcagagcagaggctggtgCATCAACACTGTCAAAAGACCTTCCACCACTTAGCAATATTAGCACCTGTGGAACTCCTTCCAGGCGCCTGCTTCCTGCAGAGGCTGTGAAGACATTATCCCTCAAATACTGGAGGGCTGCTCCAGTGTTGAGGGGTCTTCCGCCTTTGTGTTTCAAACCTCTGAGGGTGTCAAAGATCTCGCCCTTTGTCCTGTATGTGTTCAGATAGAACTGGACGGCTGGATCTCTGCTGTACTGAACCACTGAGACACGATCTTTGTTGTCATCCACACTGAGTGTCTCTACAACTCTTTGGACAAAGTCTGTCATAGCTGGGAATCCAGTTCTAGTACCATCAGATCCGTCCAACAAGAACACAAAATCTCTTCCCTTTGGCTGTTTCTCCACTATGGAACATAAGAATTGGGACATGTTAAGGTCATAGCGTAAAAGGTTTCTGTTTGAAAGTCTACCAATGAAAGCTAACCTCAACTTTTAGGACTGACTCTGTCAAAGTTTTTACAACTGTCATATAAAAGTGGCACTGGCTGACCTTAAGTAGGAGAAATGCACTCTAGCATGGTTATATTTGCCACCTAAACTGATCTTGGAATGTAAAATTTGATCAATTTCTTACCGGTTACTGCTGGTGTCACTGGCGTGGCCCTCACTAGCATTGTGCTCATTACAGAGGAGAGTTGTTCTTGGACACTGGGGAGCTCAGTGAACTCAGTCACTGATAGAGCGAGACTAGGGTCAGAGGATATCTTCTGCAGCTCATTCATGTCAGAGCTGCTTGTTCCAATGCCAATTACAAAGACACCCTGCTGTTTGAGAGCAGAGGCTGGGGTATCTACATTGTCAAAAGACTTTCCACCATTTAGCAGGATCAACATTTGTGGAACACCTTGCTGGCGCCTACTTCCAGAGGAGCTTGTAAACACGTTTTCCCTGACGTACTGGAGGGCTGCCCCGGTGTTGAGGGGTCTGCCTCCTCTGTATCTCAGCCCCCTGACCGAATCCACAATATCCTCTCTCTTGGTGTATGTGTTCAGATAGAAATGGACCTCTGCATCTCTGCTGTACTGGACCACAGAGACACGGTCTTTGTTTTCTCCCACATTCAGTTTCTCCACCACTCTCTCAACAAAATCACGCATAGCAGGGAAGCCATTCCTTGTGCCATCAGAACCATCCAGAAGGAATACGATATCCTTTTTGGCACTGTCAACTGAGAACAGATAGAAcgggaaaaaaatgtaaactttgcAAGGTTAAACAAGTCAGGTAGCCCTTCAGGCAAGAGGCTGTGCTAGTAAACATACCAAGTACAGTTGGTGACTCTGGGGTGACGTCAATaaccacctcctccacagaggactgaagctgctgttggACACTAGGAAGGTCAGTGAAATCAGGCACAGACAGAGCGTAACTTGGATCGTGGGCTATCTTCCGCAGTTCTGTGTTATTAGAGCTCCTGGTTCCAATGGCAAAGATCAAGACACCCATCTTtttcagagcagaggctggtgCATCAACACTGTCAAAAGACCTTCCACCACTTAGCAATATTAGCACCTGTGGAACTGCTTCCAGGCGCCTGCTTCCTGCAGAGGCTGTGAAGACATTATCCCTCAAATACTGGAGGCCTGCTCCAGTGTTGAGGGGTCTTCCGCCTTTGTGTTTCAAACCTCTGAGGGTGTCAAAGATCTCGCCCTTTGTCCTGTATGTGTTCAGATAGAACTGGACGGCTGGATCTCTGCTGTACTGAACCACTGAGACACGGTCTTTGTTATCATCCACACTGAGTGTCTCTACAACTCTTTGGACAAAGTCTCTCATAGCTGGGAATCCAGTACTAGTACCATCAGATCCGTCCAACAAGAACACAAAATCTCTTCCCTTTCGCTGTTTCTCCACTATGGAACATAAGAAATGGGACATGTTAAGGTCATAGCGTAATTAGGTTTCCGTTTGAAAGTCTACCAATGAAAGCTAACCTCAACTTTTAGGACTGACTCTGTCAAAGTTTGGACAACTGTCATATCAAAGTGGCACTGGTTGGCCTTACGTAGGTGAAATGCACTCTAACATGGTTCAATTTGCCTCCTTAACTGATCTTGGATTGTAAAATTTGGTAAATTTCTTACCGGTTACTGCTGGTGTCACTGGCGTGGCCCTCACTAGCATTGTGCTCATTACAGAGGAGAGCTGTTCTTGGACACTGGGGAGCTCAGTGAACTCAGTCACTGATAGAGCGAGACTAGGGTCAGAGGATATCTTCTGCAGCTCATTAATGTCAGAGCTGCTTGTTCCAATGCCAATTACAAAGACACCCTGCTGTTTGAGAGCAGAGGCTGGGGTATCTACATTGTCAAAAGACTTTCCACCATTTAGCAGGATCAACATTTGTGGAACACCTTGCTGGCGCCTACTCCCAGAGGAGCTTGTAAACACGTTGTCCTTAATGTACTGGAGGGCTGCCCCGGTGTTGAGGGGTCTGCCTCCTCTGTATCTCAGCCCCCTGACCGAATCCACAATATCCTCTCTGGTGGTGTATGTGTTCAGATAGAAATGGACCTCTGCATCTCTGCTGTACTGGACCACAGAGACACGGTCTTTGTTTTCTCCCACATTCAGTTTCTCCACCACTCTCTCAACAAAATCACGCATGGCAGGGAAGCCATTCCTTGTGCCATCAGAACCATCCAGAAGGAATACAATATCCTTTTTGGCACTGTCAACTGAGAACAGATAGAACGGGAACAAATTTAAAACTTTGCAAGGTTAGACAAGTCAGGTAGCCCTTCAGGCAAGAGGCTGTGCTAGTTAACATACCAAGTACAGTAGGTGACTCTGGGGTGATGTCAATaaccacctcctccacagaggactgaagctgctgttggACACTAGGAAGGTCAGTGAAATCAGGCACAGACAGAGCGTAACTTGGATCGTGGGCTATCTTCCGCAGTTCTGTGTTATTAGAGCTCCTGGTTCCAATGGCAAAGATCAAGACACCCATCTTtttcagagcagaggctggtgCATCAACACGGTCAAAAGACCTTCCACCACTTAGCAATATTAGCACCTGTGGAACTCCTTCCAGGCGCCTGCTGCCTGCAGAGGCTGTGAAGACATTATCCCTCAAATACTGGAGGGCTGCTCCAGTGTTGAGGGGTCTTCCGCCTTTGTGTTTCAAACCTCTGAGGGTGTCAAAGATCTCGCCCTTTGTCCTGTATGTGTTCAGATAGAACTGGACGGCTGGATCTCTGCTGTACTGAACCACTGAGACACGGTCTTTGTTGTCATCCACACTGAGTGTCTCTACAACTCTTTGGACAAAGTCTCTCATAGCTGGGAATCCAGTTTTAGTACCATCAGATCCGTCCAACAAGAACACAAAATCTCTTCCCTTTGGCTGTTTCTCCACTATGGAACAGAAGAAATGGGACATGTTAAGGTCATAGCGTCATTAGGTTTCCGTTTGAAAGTCTACCAATGAAAGCTAACCTCAACATTTAGGACTGACTCTGTCAAAGTTTGGACAACTGTCATATCAAAGTGGCACTGGCTGACCTTAAGTAGGTGAAATGCACTCTAACATGGTTCAATTTGCCTCCTAAACTGATCTTTGAATGTAAAATTTGGTCAATTTCTTACCGGTTACTGCTGGTGTCACTGGCGTGGCCCTCACTAGCACTGTGCTCATTACAGAGGAGAGCTGTTCTTGGACACTGGGGAGCTCAGTGAACTCAGTCACTGATAGAGCGAGACTAGGGTCAGAGGATATCTTCTGCAGCTCATTAATGTCAGAGCTGCTTGTTCCAATGCCAATTACAAAGACACCCTGCTGTTTGAGAGCAGAGGCTGGGGTATCTACGTTGTCATAAGACCTTCCACCATTTAGCAGGATCAACATTTGTGGAACACCTTGCTGGCGCCTACTTCCAGAGGAGCTTGTAAACACGTTTTCCCTGACGTACTGGAGGGCTGCCCCGGTGTTGAGGGgtctgcctcctctgtgtctcagccCCCTGACCGAATCCACAATATCCTCTCTCTTGGTGTATGTGTTCAGATAGAAATGGACCTCTGCATCTCTGCTGTACTGGACCACAGAGACACGGTCTTTGTTTTCTCCCACATTCAGTTTCTCCACCACTCTCTCAACAAAATCACGCATAGCAGGGAAGCCATTCCTTGTGCCATCAGAACCATCCAGAAGGAATACAATATCCTTTTTGGCACTGTCAACTGAGAACAGATAGAACGGGAACAAATTTAAAACTTTGCAAGGTTAGACAAGTCAGGTAGCCCTTCAGGCAAGAGGCTGTGCTAGTTAACATACCGAGTACAGTTGGTGACTCTGGGATGATGTCAATAACCACTTCCTCCACAGAggactgaagctgctgttggACACTGGGAAGGTCAGTGAATTCAGGCACAGACAGAGCGTAACTTGGATCGTGGGCTATCTTCCGCAGTTCTGTGTTATTAGAGCTCCTGGTTCCAATGGCAAAGATCAAGACACCCATCTttttcagagcagaagctggtgCATCAACACTGTCAAAAGACCTTCCACCACTTAGCAATATTAGCACCTGTGGAACTCCTTCCAGGCGCCTGCTGCCTACAGAGGCTGTGAAGACATTATCCCTCAAATACTGGAGGGCTGCTCCAGTGTTGAGAGGTCTTCCGCCTTTGTGTTTTAAACCTCTGAGGGTGTCAAAGATCTCGCCCTTTGTCCTGTATGTGTTCAGATAGAACTGGACGGCTGGATCTCTGCTGTACTGAACCACTGAGACACGGTCTTTGTTGTCATCCACACTGAGTGTCTCTACAACTCTTTGGACAAAGTCTCTCATAGCTGGGAATCCAGTACTAGTACCATCAGATCCGTCCAACAAGAACACAAAATCTCTTCCCTTTGGCTGTTTCTCCACTATGGAACATAAGAAATGGGACATGTTAAGGTCATAGCGTAATTAGGTTTCTGTTTGAAAGTCTACCAATGAAAGCTAACGTCAACTTTTAGGACTGACTCTGTCAAAGTTTGGACAACTGTCATATCAAAGTGGCACTGGCTGACCTTAAGTAGGTGAAATGCAATCATACATGGTTTAATTTGCCTCCTAAACTGATCTTGGAATGTAAAATTTTGTCAATTTCTTACCGGTTACTGCTGGTGTCACTGGCGTGGCCCTCACTAGCATTGTGCTCATTGCAGAGGAGAGCTGTTCTTGGACACTGGGGAGCTCAGTGAACTCAGTCACTGATAGAGCGAGACTAGGGTCAGAGGATATCTTCTGCAGCTCATTAATGTCAGAGCTGCTTGTTCCAATGCCAATTACAAAGACACCCTGCTGTTTGAGAGCAGAGGCTGGGGTATCTACGTTGTCATAAGACCTTCCACCATTTAGCAGGATCAACATTTGTGGAACACCTTGCTGGCGCCTACTTCCAGAGGAGCTTGTAAACACGTTGTCCCTGACGTACTGGAGGGCTGCCCCAGTGTTGAGGGGTCTGCCTCCTCTGTATCTCAGCCCCCTGACCGAATCCACAATATCCTCTCTGGTGGTGTATGTGTTCAGATAGAAATGGACCTCTGCATCTCTGCTGTACTGGACCACAGAGACACGGTCTTTGTTTTCTCCCACATTCAGTTTCTCCACCACTCTCTCAACAAAATCACGCATGGCAGGGAAGCCATTCCTTGTGCCATCAGAACCATCCAGAAGGAATACAATATCCTTTTTGGCACTGTCAACTGAGAACAGATA from Pleuronectes platessa chromosome 14, fPlePla1.1, whole genome shotgun sequence carries:
- the LOC128456397 gene encoding collagen alpha-3(VI) chain-like gives rise to the protein MSHFFCSIVEKQPKGRDFVFLLDGSDGTKTGFPAMRDFVQRVVETLSVDDNKDRVSVVQYSRDPAVQFYLNTYRTKGEIFDTLRGLKHKGGRPLNTGAALQYLRDNVFTASAGSRRLEGVPQVLILLSGGRSFDRVDAPASALKKMGVLIFAIGTRSSNNTELRKIAHDPSYALSVPDFTDLPSVQQQLQSSVEEVVIDITPESPTVLVDSAKKDIVFLLDGSDGTRNGFPAMRDFVERVVEKLNVGENKDRVSVVQYSRDAEVHFYLNTYTTREDIVDSVRGLRYRGGRPLNTGAALQYIKDNVFTSSSGSRRQQGVPQMLILLNGGKSFDNVDTPASALKQQGVFVIGIGTSSSDINELQKISSDPSLALSVTEFTELPSVQEQLSSVMSTMLVRATPVTPAVTGKKFTKFYNPRSVKEAN
- the LOC128456399 gene encoding collagen alpha-3(VI) chain-like isoform X1 → MSQFLCSIVEKQPKGRDFVFLLDGSDGTRTGFPAMTDFVQRVVETLSVDDNKDRVSVVQYSRDPAVQFYLNTYRTKGEIFDTLRGLKHKGGRPLNTGAALQYLRDNVFTASAGSRRLEGVPQVLILLSGGRSFDSVDAPASALKKMGVLIFAIGTKSSDSTELRKIAQDPSYALSVPEFTDLPSVQQQLQSSVEDVVIDVTPESPTVLVDSAKKDIVFLLDGSDGTRNGFPAMRDFVERVVEKLNVGENKDRVSVVQYSRDAEVHFYLNTYTTREDIVDSVRGLRYRGGRPLNTGAALQYVRDNVFTSSSGSRRQQGVPQMLILLNGGRSYDNVDTPASALKQQGVFVIGIGTSSSDINELQKISSDPSLALSVTEFTELPSVQEQLSSAMSTMLVRATPVTPAVTGKKLTKFYIPRSV